The segment ACCGGTTCGCCGTAAGCGGCCGCGGCCAGGGACCCCGCAGCGAGCTTGCAGGGGTAGACCCCGAGCCGCATCGTGCCGCCCATGTCGGTGACGTCGCGCTGGTCGGGCATGAGGTCGATGACCGCGTGGGGGGTGTCGGGGGCGAACTCGCTCGAGTTCGCCTCGGTGAGCCCGAGGACGTTGCGCGCGAACTCGACGACCGCGACCTGCAGACCGAGGCAGATGCCGAGGTAGGGCACGCCACGCACGCGGGCGTGACGGGCGGCGGCGACCTTGCCCTCGATGCCCCGCACCCCGAAGCCGCCCGGGACGAGCACGCCGTGCACCCCCTGCAGGGCCCGCTCGGCGGCACCGGGGGCCTGCAGGTCGTCGGCGGGCACCCACGCGACGTCGACCTCCACGCCGTGGTGGAGGCCGGCGTGACCGAGGGCCTCCACGACCGAGAGGTAGGCGTCGGGCAGCGCGACGTACTTGCCGACCACCGCGATGCGCACCGCGTCGCGGGGGTGCAGCGCACGCCGCACGAGGTCGATCCAGCCGGTGAGGTCGGGTTCCACCGTCGGGTCGAGGCCGAGCTTGCGGACGACGAAGCGGTCGAGCCCCTCGTCGCGCAGCACGAGGGGCACGCTGTAGAGGCTGTCCGCGTCGTGGACCGACACGACCCCCTCGAGGTCGACGTCGGAGAGCATGGCGATCTTGCGCTTGAGGTCGTGGCCGATGGGGCGTTCGCTGCGCGCGACGACCGCGTCCGGCTGGATCCCGATCGAGCGCAGCTCCCGCACGGAGTGCTGCGCCGGCTTCGTCTTGAGCTCGCCGGTCGGGCCGATGAACGGCACGAGGGCGCAGTGGACGTAGCAGATGTTCTCCCGGCCGACGTCGTAGCGCAGCTGCCGGATCGCCTCGAGGAAGGGCAGGCCCTCGATGTCTCCTACGGTGCCGCCGACCTCGGTGATGACGACGTCGGCGTCGTCGGCGAGCGCGAGGATGCGCGACTTGATCTCGTTCGTGATGTGCGGGACGACCTGCACGGTCTCGCCCACGTAGTCGCCGCGCCGCTCCTTGGCGATCACCGCCGAGTAGATCTGGCCGGTCGACACGCTGGCGGAGCGCGGCAGGTTCTCGTCGATGAAGCGCTCGTAGTGGCCGAGGTCGAGGTCGGTCTCGCCGCCGTCCTCCGTGACGAACACCTCACCGTGCTGGAAGGGGTTCATGGTGCCGGGGTCGACGTTGACATAGGGGTCGAGCTTCTGGAGGGTGACCCGCAGGCCGCGAGCCTTCAGCAACCTGCCGAGCGAGGCGGCGGTGATCCCCTTGCCGAGCGAGGACGACACGCCACCGGTGACGAGGATGTGCTTGGCCACGCTGATCGAACCTCCGGACTCACTTCGCAACCGTCACCCGAGCGCTGGGCTCGGGCGCAGAGCTCGGGGCTGAGCTCGGGGGGAAGGCGGAACCGCGCTGCGCAGCCTCGGCCACCGTAGCAGCACTGGCGCCGTCGCCTCAACGACCCTGCGCCGCCCCCAGGGCGGGCGCCGCCGCCGGCTCGTTCGGGTCGGGCGGGCCCGGCTCACCCGCGGGCTTGACCTCGATGTGGACGTGCGGCAGCCGGCTGTCGAGCTGCGCGTCGACGGCCCGCCTGAACGGGAGCGGGCGCACGAGCCCGAGCGGTGTCTGGGCTGCTGCGACGACGTCGCCGGGGGCCACGGCGGGGCGCTGGAGGTGGACGACGACGACGTGCAGGCTCGGGCGGTCCGCGGCCTCGATGACGACCCGGTAGTCGCGGACGCCGCCTTCCATCGCGTACTCGCGGACCTGGGCGACCCGGCCCGCGACGGGGGCGAGCACGGTCGCCTCGGGTTGCAGGACGATGTCAACGGCGCTCGTGGCCGCGCGCGGCTTCCCCTCGGAGGCGAGCACGACGTAGTCGGGCCCCCGCACGTCGCGGGGCGGCTCGTACCGGTGATGGTCGTTCGCGAGCAGCCGCCCGACGGGGCGCAGCTCGAGCGCCTCGGCGCGAGTGCCCTCGCCGAAGGCGACGAGGACCGGCTCGAGGTGCGGCAGCGCGAGCGCGAGCTCCTCGCCGTAGGCGAACGTCGCCCCGGGCCTGACCCGGCTTTCGCTGCGCGACGCGCGGACGGATCCTTCCCCGGCGGGGCGGTTGGGGACGGGCTCGACCGCGGAAGCCGGGCCGTCCGATGGCGCGGGCTCCTCGGAGCCGGAGGCGGCGAACCCGAGCCAGGCCAGGGCGACGACTCCCGCCGCGAGCGCCGCGATCATCGTGCGGGGCAGCCGCGGTCGGCGGCGTGCCGGCCCGGGCCCGCGGCGCACGGGGACGCGGCGACGGCGGCGGGTGGGGTTCCCGCCGCCGCCCAGCGACTCGCTCAACCGCCCGAGCGCACGAAGGTCGGTGGACATGGGGAGTAGTCATACCACAGCGGGGCGCCGCAGGCGCCGTCTCAGCGTTCGGTCGTCGCCGCCCGCGCCGCCGATCGCAGCTCGGCGGCGTGGTCGACGGCGGCGGCGCTGTCGGGGTCGCCCGACAGCATGCGTGCGAGCTCGGCGACGCGGCCCGGCTCGTCGAGGCGGCGCACCGCCGCCACCGTGCGCCCGCCCTCTTCGGCCTTGGCCACGACGAAGTGCGCGTCGGCGAAGGCGGCGAGCTGGGCGAGGTGGGTGACGCAGAGCACCTGGCGCCCCCGCGCGAGGCGGGCGAGCTGGGAGCCGACGGCGCGGCCAACCCGGCCGCCGATCCCGGCGTCGACCTCGTCGAACACGAGCACGGGGGTCTCGTCCGCGTCGGCGAGGGCGAGACGCACGGCTAGTGCCACCCTGCTGCGCTCCCCCCCGGAGGCCGCCTTGGCCAGCGACAGGGCCGGCTCGCCGGCGTTGGCGGACAGCAGCAGCTCCACCCGGTCGGCGCCGTGGGGGCCGGGCTCGACCGGCTCGAGCCGGACCTCGAGGCGGGCGGCGGGCATGGCGAGCTCGCCGAGGTGGCCGGCCACCGCCTCGGCAAGGCGTTCGCCGGCGGCCCGGCGGGCGCCGGTCAGCCGCCCAGCGGCCTCGCGCACCTCCGCCTCCAGCCGCGCGGCCTCGGCCGCGAGCAGCCGGGCCCGGTCCCCCGACCCCTCGAGGGCCAGCACCCGCTCACGTGCGGCGTCGGCGTAGTCCGCCACCGCCGCGGCATTCTGACCGTACTTGCGGGTCAGGCGGGCGAGCGCGGCGCGGCGGGCCCGCAGCTCCTCGAGCCGCCCGGGATCCGGTTCGACGGACGCGGCGTAGCGCCGCAGCTCGAGGACGAGGTCCTGCGCCTCAGCCGCGAGCGCCTCGGCACGGGCGGCGAGCCCGTCGAGCTGCTCGTCGATGCCGGCGGTGGCCCGCAGCGCCGCCACGCCCGCCCCGAGCGCGTCACGCGCGCCGCCCTCGTCGGCGACCGCAGCCGCGGCCGTCGCGGCCGCCTGGGTGAGGGTTTCGGCGTGCTCGAGCCGGCGCAGCTCGGCATCGACGGGCCCCTCCTCGCCGGCCTCGGGGGCGACGGCGTCGATCTCGGCGAGCTCGAAGCGCAAACGGTCGAGTTCGCGCGCCCGGTCGCGTTCGTCGTCACGCAGGCTCGCGAGCTGCGCCCCGACCTCCCGCCATGGGCGGTGGACGGACGTGTACGCGTCCGCCGCCGCGGCGACCTGTGCACCGCCGAACCGGTCGAGCAGGCTGCGCTGCACCGCCGGCGCGGACAGGCGCACGGACGCCGACTGGCCGTGCACCTCGACCGCCTCCCCGAGCGCCGTCGCGAGCGCCGAGGCCGGAGCGAGGCGTCCGCCGAGCCGCGCCCGGCTGCGGCCCTCGCCGAGCTGGCGGGTGACGACGAGCTCGTCGTCACCGTCCTCGAGCCACTCGGCCGCAGCCGGCGGGGTTGGGCGCAGGACGGCCTCGACGACCGCCGCGCCCGCTCCGCCGCGCACCCGGTCGCTGTCCGCTCGGGCGCCGAGCAGCAGCTCGATCGCGGACACGATCATGGTCTTGCCAGCGCCGGTCTCGCCCGTGAGGACGTTCAGGCCTGGAGCCAGCTCGAGCGTCACCTCGTCGATGACGCCGAGGTTGCGGATCATCAGCTCGGAGAACATCTCGGGCGCAGTGTAGGAGGAGGCGGGCGCGGGCAGCGCTCACTGCAACCCGAACTTGCGCCGCACCCTCCCGTAGAAGTCCGACGCGCCAAGCCGCACCATCCGCACCGGCGCGGCTCCGCGGTGCACGACCACCGAGCCCCCGTCAGGCACGGCGAGCGGTTCCCGGCCGTCGAGGCTCACGACCGCCGCCGGACCGGCGACGGGGCGCAGCGACAGCGACTCGCGGGGGTCGACGACGAGGGTCCGGTCGAACAGCGAGTGCGGCGCCACGGGCACGAGCAGGATCGCCTCGACGAGCGGCGACAGGATCGGCCCGCGGGCACTGAACGCATACGCCGTCGACCCCGTGGGCGTCGCGCAGATCATCGCGTCGGCGGGCACGCGCGCGAACAGCGTGTCGCCGACCCGGACCTCGATGACGATGAGCCGCTGGGGCACCACCCGCTCGACGGAGGCCTCGTTCAGCGCCCAGCTCGTCGCGACGGTCCCCCCGGACGCGTCGCGCACCTCAACGGTGAGCGTCATGCGCTCCTCGACCGTGAACTCCCCCGCGAC is part of the Egibacteraceae bacterium genome and harbors:
- the recN gene encoding DNA repair protein RecN, which encodes MFSELMIRNLGVIDEVTLELAPGLNVLTGETGAGKTMIVSAIELLLGARADSDRVRGGAGAAVVEAVLRPTPPAAAEWLEDGDDELVVTRQLGEGRSRARLGGRLAPASALATALGEAVEVHGQSASVRLSAPAVQRSLLDRFGGAQVAAAADAYTSVHRPWREVGAQLASLRDDERDRARELDRLRFELAEIDAVAPEAGEEGPVDAELRRLEHAETLTQAAATAAAAVADEGGARDALGAGVAALRATAGIDEQLDGLAARAEALAAEAQDLVLELRRYAASVEPDPGRLEELRARRAALARLTRKYGQNAAAVADYADAARERVLALEGSGDRARLLAAEAARLEAEVREAAGRLTGARRAAGERLAEAVAGHLGELAMPAARLEVRLEPVEPGPHGADRVELLLSANAGEPALSLAKAASGGERSRVALAVRLALADADETPVLVFDEVDAGIGGRVGRAVGSQLARLARGRQVLCVTHLAQLAAFADAHFVVAKAEEGGRTVAAVRRLDEPGRVAELARMLSGDPDSAAAVDHAAELRSAARAATTER
- a CDS encoding CTP synthase; the encoded protein is MAKHILVTGGVSSSLGKGITAASLGRLLKARGLRVTLQKLDPYVNVDPGTMNPFQHGEVFVTEDGGETDLDLGHYERFIDENLPRSASVSTGQIYSAVIAKERRGDYVGETVQVVPHITNEIKSRILALADDADVVITEVGGTVGDIEGLPFLEAIRQLRYDVGRENICYVHCALVPFIGPTGELKTKPAQHSVRELRSIGIQPDAVVARSERPIGHDLKRKIAMLSDVDLEGVVSVHDADSLYSVPLVLRDEGLDRFVVRKLGLDPTVEPDLTGWIDLVRRALHPRDAVRIAVVGKYVALPDAYLSVVEALGHAGLHHGVEVDVAWVPADDLQAPGAAERALQGVHGVLVPGGFGVRGIEGKVAAARHARVRGVPYLGICLGLQVAVVEFARNVLGLTEANSSEFAPDTPHAVIDLMPDQRDVTDMGGTMRLGVYPCKLAAGSLAAAAYGEPVVYERHRHRWEVANRYRGRLAEAGMVFSGLSPDDRLVEVIELPDHPWFVGTQAHPEFRSRPNRPQPLFRDFVGAAKARMLAQAGRLPVPESAEEAAPSPVPAGR
- a CDS encoding NAD(+)/NADH kinase; translated protein: MNAPRGPANGTPPKVVGIVVHGGRPVARTAAAAAVEALRDTGVRLVGCVDDGWLAGTSELDPVSAAVDARDAAAFCSEVDVVVVFGGDGTFLRAAYLARDRGLPLLGVNLGRLGFLSEVEVADVPAALRRIVAGEFTVEERMTLTVEVRDASGGTVATSWALNEASVERVVPQRLIVIEVRVGDTLFARVPADAMICATPTGSTAYAFSARGPILSPLVEAILLVPVAPHSLFDRTLVVDPRESLSLRPVAGPAAVVSLDGREPLAVPDGGSVVVHRGAAPVRMVRLGASDFYGRVRRKFGLQ
- a CDS encoding M23 family metallopeptidase — translated: MSTDLRALGRLSESLGGGGNPTRRRRRVPVRRGPGPARRRPRLPRTMIAALAAGVVALAWLGFAASGSEEPAPSDGPASAVEPVPNRPAGEGSVRASRSESRVRPGATFAYGEELALALPHLEPVLVAFGEGTRAEALELRPVGRLLANDHHRYEPPRDVRGPDYVVLASEGKPRAATSAVDIVLQPEATVLAPVAGRVAQVREYAMEGGVRDYRVVIEAADRPSLHVVVVHLQRPAVAPGDVVAAAQTPLGLVRPLPFRRAVDAQLDSRLPHVHIEVKPAGEPGPPDPNEPAAAPALGAAQGR